GCAAATACCACCCGCACGGCGACCAGGCGGCGTACGAGGCGATGGTCCGCATGGCGCAGCCCTTCGCGCTGCGCTACCCGCTGGTGCACGGCGAAGGCAACTTCGGCTCGCTCGACGGCGACGGCGCCGCGGCCATGCGCTACACCGAGGCGCGGCTGACGGCGATCGCGGAAGAGCTGCTGCGCGACATCCGCCACGACACCGTCGACTTCCGCGACAACTACGACGCCACCCTGCGCGAGCCGATCGTCCTGCCCGCGGCGCTGCCGCAGTTGCTGGTCAACGGCAGCACCGGGATCGCCGTCGGCATGGCGACCAACATCCCGCCGCACAATCTGCGCGAGGTCGTCGACGCCCTGGTGGCCCTGGTCGAGGACCCGAGCCTGCAGATCAAGGACCTGCTCAAGCACATCAAGGGACCCGACTTCCCGACCGGCGGCGAGATCCTCAACACCAAGGCCGAGCTGCGCCAGATCTACGAGACCGGCCAGGGGCCGGTGCGGGTGCGGGCGCAGTACAAGCCGGAGAAGATCGGCCGGCGCGACGCGGTGGTGGTGACCTCGATCCCCTACACCACCAACAAGGCCAGCCTGGTGGAGGAGATCGCCGAGCACATCGCCAGCCGCAAGCTGCCGCTGGCCGTGGACGTGCGCGACGAGTCGACCGACGACGTCCGCATCGTCGTCGAGCTCAAGGCCGACGCGTCCGCCGACGCGGTGATGGCGTACCTGTTCAAGCACACCAGCCTGCAGATGAACTTCAACGTCAACCTGACGGCGCTGGTGCCGACCGGACACGCCGGCGTCGGCCAACCGGCGCGCCTGACCCTGCTCGAGATCTGCCGCCACTTTCTCGACTTCCGCCGCGAGGTGGTGCGGCGCCGCCTCACCCACGAGCTCGGCGAGCTGCGCCAGCGCCTCCACATCCTCGAGGGGTTCCTGAAGCTCTTCGACGGCGTCGACCGGGCGATCAAGATCATCCGCGCCGCCGAATCGCGCGCCGAAGCGCAGCGCGGCCTGATCAAGGCCTTCGATCTCGACGAGATCCAGGCCGACGCCATCCTCGACACCCGGCTCTACCAGCTCGCGCGGCTGGAGATCGACAAGATCCGCGAGGAGCAGCGCGAGAAGGCGGCGCGGGCGAAGGAGATCGAGCGCCTGCTGAAGAGCGACAAGGCGCTCTGGCAGCTCGTCTCCAGCGAGCTCCGCCAGGCGGCGAAGGATTACGGCGATGCGCGGCGCACCGTGCTGCGGGCCGGGGCCGAGCTGACCTATGATGCCGAGGCCTACGTCGTCCACGAGGACGCGACCGTGGTGGTCACCCGCGACGGCTGGATGAAGCGGGTCGGCGAGATCAAGGACCCCAGCGCGACCCGCGTCCGCGAGGGCGATCAGGCGAAGTGGATCCTGCGCGGCAACACCCGCGACAGTCTCGCCCTCTTCTCCAGCCTCGGCATCGCGTACGTCATGAAGGTCGCCAGCGTGCCCGCCACCACCGGCTACGGCGAGCCGGTGCAGTCGCTGCTCAACTTCAAGGACAAGGAGCGGATCGTCAATGCGGTGCTGCTGCCCGGCGGCAGCGCCCCGGAGCCCGGCGCTGCGGAGGCGCCGCGCAAGGCGGGCCAGGGCGAGCTGTTCGCCGCCCGAGCGGCGGCGCCGCCGCCCTCGCTGATGGTGCTGGTGACCGGCGCCGAGCAGGCCGTGCCGGTCGATCGCTGGCTGGTCGCCACCGCCCAGGGCATGGGATTCTTCTGCCGCCCCGACCTGAGCGAGACGACCCGCAGCGGCCGCCGCTTCGCCCGCACCAAGGACGACGACGCCCTGGTCACCGTCGCCGCCGCGGCCGGCGACGTCATCACCGCCGTCAGCCAGGGTGGCAAGGTCCTGAGCTTCCCCGCCGAGGAGCTGCCGGAGCTCGCCGGCGCCGGTCGCGGCGTCATCCTGATGCGGCTCGACGCCGACGAATCGCTGGTGGCGGCCGTCTGCCACCCGGCCTCCCGACACCCGGTCGCCATCGGCGACGACGGCAGCGAGCGCAGGATCACCCTGCCCGAGCTCGCCCACCGGGCGCAGAAGGGCCGCAAGGCCATCAAACGCATCACCGTGGTCGACCTGCGGTAGAATCCCGCCGCAGCGGCCAGATCTTTCCCCGAAGCCGGTTGACACGCCACGGCGCCGGCCTTATCTGCGCGCCGCCATTCATAGCAGGCACTCGTGAATTCGACCGCCGCCGCCCGACGGCGGCGTCCATAGATCACCGAGAGGGAGGTTCAGGGCAATGTCTGTGCGTCCACTGCACGATCGCATCATCGTCAAGCGGCTCGAGGAGGAGACCAAGAGCAAGGGCGGGATCATCATCCCCGACACCGCCAAGGAGAAGCCCCAGGAAGGCCGCGTCGTCGCCGTCGGCCCCGGTCGGACCGAGGACGGCAAGCTGATCAAGCTCGACGTCAAGGCCGGCGACCGCATCCTCTTCGGCAAGTACGCGGGCACCGAGATCAAGCTCGACGGCGAGGAACACATCATCATGCGCGAGGAAGACGTCCTCGGCGTCATCGAAGGCTGACCCCAAACAGACCCGACAATCCACAAAGGAGAACATCAGCAATGGCTGCCAAGATCGTGAAATTCAGCGAAGACGCCCGCGCCAAGATTCTGCGGGGCGTGTCCCTGCTGGCGGATGCGGTGACCGTCACTCTGGGCCCCAAGGGTCGCAACGTGGTGATCGAGAAGTCCTGGGGCGCCCCGACGGTGACCAAGGACGGCGTCACCGTCGCGAAGGAGGTCCAGCTCGAGGACAAGTTCGAGAACATGGGCGCCCAGATGGTGAAGGAGGTGGCGTCGAAGACCTCCGACGTCGCCGGTGACGGCACCACCACCGCCACGGTGCTCGCCCGCGCCATCTACACCGAAGGGGCCAAGATGGTCGCCGCCGGGCACGACCCGATGAACCTGAAGCGGGGCATCGACAAGGCCGTCAGCAAGGTGACCGAGTCGCTGAAGGGCCTGTCGAAGCCGACCAAGGGGCGCGACGAGATCGCGCAGGTCGGCACGGTGTCGGCGAACGGCGACCGGACGATCGGCGAGATCATCGCCGAGGCGATGGACAAGGTCGGCAAGGAGGGCGTCATCACCGTCGAGGAAGCGAAGAGCCTCGAGACGACGCTGGACGTGGTCGAGGGCATGCAGTTCGACCGCGGCTATCTGTCCCCCTATTTCGTCACCGACCCCGAGCGCATGGAGGCGGCGCTCGAGGATCCGTACATCCTGATCCACGAGAAGAAGATCAGCGCGATGAAGGATCTGCTGCCGATCCTCGAGCAGATCGCCAAGTCGGGCAAGCCGCTGCTGATCATCGCCGAGGACATCGAGGGCGAAGCGCTGGCCACCCTCGTCGTGAACAAGATCCGCGGCACGCTGCACGCCGCCGCGGTCAAGGCGCCGGGCTTCGGCGACCGCCGCAAGGCCATGCTCGAGGACATCGCCATCCTGAGCGGCGGCCGCATGATTGCCGAGGAGCTCGGCCTCAAGCTCGAGAACGTGACCCTGAAGGATCTCGGCCGCTGCAAGCGCGTCGTCATCGACAAGGACAACACCACGATCATCGATGGCGCCGGCAAGAAGGCGGACATCGAGGGCCGCATCAAGCAGATCCGCGCCCAGATCGAGGAGACGACCTCGGACTACGACCGCGAGAAACTGCA
This is a stretch of genomic DNA from bacterium. It encodes these proteins:
- a CDS encoding DNA topoisomerase IV subunit A, which encodes MAEQPRDVIAVDLSSTAEERFISYALSVITSRALPDVRDGLKPVQRRILYAMYQSLRLTAGARPRKSAAVVGEVLGKYHPHGDQAAYEAMVRMAQPFALRYPLVHGEGNFGSLDGDGAAAMRYTEARLTAIAEELLRDIRHDTVDFRDNYDATLREPIVLPAALPQLLVNGSTGIAVGMATNIPPHNLREVVDALVALVEDPSLQIKDLLKHIKGPDFPTGGEILNTKAELRQIYETGQGPVRVRAQYKPEKIGRRDAVVVTSIPYTTNKASLVEEIAEHIASRKLPLAVDVRDESTDDVRIVVELKADASADAVMAYLFKHTSLQMNFNVNLTALVPTGHAGVGQPARLTLLEICRHFLDFRREVVRRRLTHELGELRQRLHILEGFLKLFDGVDRAIKIIRAAESRAEAQRGLIKAFDLDEIQADAILDTRLYQLARLEIDKIREEQREKAARAKEIERLLKSDKALWQLVSSELRQAAKDYGDARRTVLRAGAELTYDAEAYVVHEDATVVVTRDGWMKRVGEIKDPSATRVREGDQAKWILRGNTRDSLALFSSLGIAYVMKVASVPATTGYGEPVQSLLNFKDKERIVNAVLLPGGSAPEPGAAEAPRKAGQGELFAARAAAPPPSLMVLVTGAEQAVPVDRWLVATAQGMGFFCRPDLSETTRSGRRFARTKDDDALVTVAAAAGDVITAVSQGGKVLSFPAEELPELAGAGRGVILMRLDADESLVAAVCHPASRHPVAIGDDGSERRITLPELAHRAQKGRKAIKRITVVDLR
- the groL gene encoding chaperonin GroEL (60 kDa chaperone family; promotes refolding of misfolded polypeptides especially under stressful conditions; forms two stacked rings of heptamers to form a barrel-shaped 14mer; ends can be capped by GroES; misfolded proteins enter the barrel where they are refolded when GroES binds) — its product is MAAKIVKFSEDARAKILRGVSLLADAVTVTLGPKGRNVVIEKSWGAPTVTKDGVTVAKEVQLEDKFENMGAQMVKEVASKTSDVAGDGTTTATVLARAIYTEGAKMVAAGHDPMNLKRGIDKAVSKVTESLKGLSKPTKGRDEIAQVGTVSANGDRTIGEIIAEAMDKVGKEGVITVEEAKSLETTLDVVEGMQFDRGYLSPYFVTDPERMEAALEDPYILIHEKKISAMKDLLPILEQIAKSGKPLLIIAEDIEGEALATLVVNKIRGTLHAAAVKAPGFGDRRKAMLEDIAILSGGRMIAEELGLKLENVTLKDLGRCKRVVIDKDNTTIIDGAGKKADIEGRIKQIRAQIEETTSDYDREKLQERLAKLVGGVAVIRVGAATEVEMKEKKARVEDAMHATRAAVEEGIVPGGGVALVRAIADLGELKVPDEERIGVQIVQRAAEEPCRRIAMNAGVEGAVVLDRVRNSKGAHGFNAATEEYEDLLKAGIIDPTKVVRTALQNAASVAGMLLTTEAMVADKPEEKKAPAAPPGGGFDDM
- the groES gene encoding co-chaperone GroES; translation: MSVRPLHDRIIVKRLEEETKSKGGIIIPDTAKEKPQEGRVVAVGPGRTEDGKLIKLDVKAGDRILFGKYAGTEIKLDGEEHIIMREEDVLGVIEG